Genomic segment of Parageobacillus genomosp. 1:
GGCTATATCGTTAGATTGGATGGACAACACCATTGTCCCATAGTCTGTTCTCACTAATTTTGTTAAAGTCAGCCCATATATTTTCGCCTGTAGAAATGCAATCGGCAGTTCACCGATGATCACTCCAGGCGCTCCAATGATGATCCCTCCTAAATCGAGAGTGCCCACGACTTTATCGGCATGAATGATAAAGCCGGAATCCTCATCGGCCGTCGTTGCCGCTGCTCGGCTCGTACCTCCTAGCGGAAAGCAAAAACTAATGATAAGTACAAACAAAAGACTAATGATTTTCGCTTTTTTCCATACGATCATAACGGATGTTCCCTTCAAATGATTTCAGTGATTGTTAACCGGTTATCGTATTTGAAGTTACAGTTGGAATGTCTTTTGGACTTTTCGAAAGATCATGGTCATTGGAGCCCGTTTTTGAAAGAACACCATTCCAAGCGGCAATGAATGTACCGCCAATTAAGCCAAGCAATCCGCCAACCACTAACCCTCCTGCCGCCCCGATAAATGATAGAATGGAACAAATAATGATCAAACAGCCTGTAAATAAATGAGTTTCAGGTTTGGCCATGGCCAAAATCGATAACATTATCATGACCATTCCGATGACGAGCCCGGCCCACATTAATCCGCTTCCAGGCAATAATAACATCGGAGCAACGCTAATTCCGACGAGTAAAATCAAACTCCCGCCAACGAGAGAAAAAACCGCGCCCATAACCGGGCGATGTTTATTGGACGCAAGCAAATACCCAAAAGAAAGCGGTAAAAACACCCCTACACCATAAGGCAGAACGAGCCCGGCCACGCGACGAATAACACCATCGAGCTGGACCATTCCTAGATGGGTGCATGTAAAAACTCCCATTAATACGGCGACGATTGCCGCTAATATAAAAAGCATATTTCTACTTGCTTGGACCGCTTGTGACCACGTTTCTTGTTTTCGTTTTTTTATTAACACCCCAGTGGCATAAATCAACAGAGCAACGACCACAACGGCCAGATTCGTTAAATAAAATGGTAGCTCCATTGCGACCTTATTAAAATTTACCAAATGATCAATAATACCTATTACATTAATCGCTACAAACGTCCCGATTGAACCAAGTAAAAAAAGGTTCAAATAGTGGCCATGATATAATACGTATCGTTCTTTATTTACATGGTT
This window contains:
- a CDS encoding DUF6114 domain-containing protein → MIKLFFETLSMIVIGLVTGAFAGGLVFGKGLGGAVIGGGTGAALLALLTMLFHFMKWNKAKMKYASASLLPGALIGGSQLLGFGAKGAVIFGFCNAIIYSTLIHKMVENHVNKERYVLYHGHYLNLFLLGSIGTFVAINVIGIIDHLVNFNKVAMELPFYLTNLAVVVVALLIYATGVLIKKRKQETWSQAVQASRNMLFILAAIVAVLMGVFTCTHLGMVQLDGVIRRVAGLVLPYGVGVFLPLSFGYLLASNKHRPVMGAVFSLVGGSLILLVGISVAPMLLLPGSGLMWAGLVIGMVMIMLSILAMAKPETHLFTGCLIIICSILSFIGAAGGLVVGGLLGLIGGTFIAAWNGVLSKTGSNDHDLSKSPKDIPTVTSNTITG